The Roseovarius indicus genome has a segment encoding these proteins:
- a CDS encoding ABC transporter permease — protein MHILAFLIRRALQAVIVMFVISLIGFSIQDNLGDPLRELVGQSVSEEERDALREELGLNDPFMVQYVRFLGNAVQGDLGTSYFFKRPALDVIMDKFPATFELVLGAVFIFLSVSIPAGIYCAINRDSFFARVIMTGSIVGISIPVFLTAIMLVWIFGVELNWLPAFGRGDTVELPWGWETGLLTVDGWAHLILPSIALSSIMLPLFIRLIRAEMMETMATDYVRFARAKGLSTRRVRYVHAFRNTLLPVVTVGGLMIGTLIAYTILTETVFQWPGMGFLFLEAVNRVDTPLIIAYIIVVGLIFVVVNTIVDFIYTLINPTVKLPGAKS, from the coding sequence ATGCACATTCTCGCTTTCCTCATCCGCCGGGCCCTGCAGGCCGTGATCGTGATGTTCGTCATCTCGCTCATCGGCTTTTCGATCCAGGACAACCTCGGCGATCCGCTGCGCGAACTCGTGGGCCAGTCGGTCTCCGAGGAAGAGCGCGACGCCCTGCGCGAAGAGCTGGGCCTCAACGACCCCTTCATGGTGCAATATGTCCGCTTTCTCGGCAACGCCGTGCAGGGCGATCTCGGCACCTCCTATTTCTTCAAGCGCCCTGCCCTCGACGTGATCATGGACAAGTTCCCCGCCACGTTCGAGCTGGTGCTGGGCGCGGTCTTCATCTTCCTGTCGGTGTCGATCCCGGCGGGGATATACTGTGCCATCAACCGCGACAGTTTCTTCGCCCGCGTGATCATGACCGGCTCGATCGTCGGCATCTCGATCCCCGTCTTCCTGACCGCGATCATGCTGGTCTGGATCTTCGGGGTCGAGCTGAACTGGCTGCCCGCCTTCGGGCGCGGCGACACGGTCGAGCTGCCCTGGGGATGGGAGACCGGCCTGCTGACGGTTGACGGCTGGGCGCACCTGATCCTGCCCTCGATCGCGCTGTCCTCGATCATGCTGCCGCTCTTCATCCGCCTGATCCGGGCCGAGATGATGGAGACGATGGCCACCGATTACGTGCGCTTTGCCCGCGCCAAGGGCCTCTCGACCCGCCGGGTGCGTTACGTGCACGCCTTCCGCAACACGCTTCTGCCCGTGGTCACGGTGGGCGGCCTGATGATCGGCACGCTCATCGCCTATACCATCCTGACCGAGACGGTCTTCCAGTGGCCGGGCATGGGCTTTCTCTTTCTCGAGGCGGTGAACCGGGTCGATACGCCGCTCATCATCGCCTACATCATCGTGGTCGGCCTGATCTTCGTGGTGGTCAACACCATCGTCGATTTCATCTACACGCTGATCAACCCGACCGTGAAACTGCCGGGGGCCAAATCATGA
- a CDS encoding ABC transporter substrate-binding protein → MKVLRNLATASAILVAAAGMGSAQTLNFAYDADPVSLDPHEQLSGGTLQLSHMVFDPLVRWNKDLGFDPRIATEWERIDDTTMLFHIREGVKFHSGNDLTAEDVVYTIERLKSSPDFKGIFAGWSSATAVDDYTVEVKTDGPSPLILHTATYVFPLDKDFYTEGGDEIAKHGDSFASQNVSGTGPFTIAEREQGVKVTFERNPDYWDTDSPGNVQTAILTPIKEAPTRVAALLSGDVDFIAPVPPTDLERIENNEDTKLVTMTGTRIITLQMNQERNEALADVKVRQAIVHAINNEGIVQKIMKGFGTVAAQQSPEGYVGHNPNLEPRFDVEKAKALMEEAGYADGFSATMMCPNNRYVNDYKICEAAAAMLAKIGIEIDLTTMPKAQYWPKFDERAADIMMIGWHSDTEDSANFNEFLTMTPNPDTGRGQYNSGNYSNEEVDRLTMASLTETDEQKRADMLQTVEQILYDEAAFVPLHWQDLAWAARTGVDIEPVLNVMNFPYLGDLVIEE, encoded by the coding sequence ATGAAAGTTCTACGCAATCTTGCAACGGCATCCGCGATTCTCGTGGCGGCCGCAGGCATGGGTTCGGCGCAGACGCTGAACTTTGCCTATGACGCCGACCCGGTGTCGCTTGACCCGCATGAGCAGCTGTCGGGCGGTACGCTCCAGCTGAGCCACATGGTCTTTGACCCGCTCGTGCGCTGGAACAAGGATCTGGGCTTCGACCCGCGCATCGCCACCGAGTGGGAGCGGATCGACGACACCACCATGCTGTTCCACATCCGGGAAGGCGTGAAATTCCATTCCGGCAACGACCTGACGGCGGAAGACGTGGTCTACACGATCGAGCGCCTGAAATCCTCGCCCGACTTCAAGGGCATCTTCGCCGGCTGGTCCTCGGCCACCGCGGTTGACGACTACACCGTCGAGGTTAAGACCGATGGCCCGAGCCCGCTGATCCTGCACACGGCGACCTACGTGTTCCCGCTGGACAAGGACTTCTACACCGAGGGCGGCGACGAGATCGCCAAGCACGGTGACAGCTTTGCCAGCCAGAACGTCTCGGGCACCGGCCCGTTCACCATCGCCGAGCGCGAACAGGGCGTGAAGGTCACCTTCGAGCGCAACCCCGACTATTGGGACACCGACAGCCCGGGCAACGTGCAGACCGCGATCCTGACGCCGATCAAGGAAGCGCCGACCCGCGTCGCCGCCCTGCTGTCGGGTGACGTCGACTTCATCGCACCGGTGCCGCCGACCGATCTCGAGCGGATCGAGAACAACGAGGACACCAAGCTCGTCACCATGACCGGCACCCGGATCATCACCCTGCAGATGAACCAGGAGCGCAACGAGGCGCTGGCCGACGTCAAGGTCCGCCAGGCGATCGTGCATGCCATCAACAACGAAGGCATCGTGCAGAAGATCATGAAGGGCTTCGGCACCGTCGCGGCGCAACAGTCGCCCGAGGGCTACGTGGGGCACAACCCCAACCTCGAGCCGCGCTTCGACGTCGAGAAAGCCAAGGCGCTGATGGAAGAGGCCGGTTACGCCGACGGGTTCTCGGCCACGATGATGTGCCCCAACAACCGCTACGTGAACGACTACAAGATCTGCGAAGCGGCGGCCGCCATGCTGGCGAAGATCGGCATCGAGATCGACCTGACCACCATGCCGAAGGCGCAATACTGGCCCAAGTTCGATGAACGCGCCGCCGACATCATGATGATCGGCTGGCATTCGGACACCGAGGACAGCGCCAACTTCAACGAGTTCCTGACCATGACGCCGAACCCCGACACCGGCCGTGGGCAGTACAACTCGGGCAACTACTCGAACGAGGAAGTCGACCGCCTGACCATGGCGTCGCTGACCGAAACGGACGAGCAGAAGCGCGCCGACATGCTGCAGACGGTCGAGCAGATCCTCTATGACGAGGCAGCCTTCGTGCCGCTGCACTGGCAGGACCTGGCCTGGGCCGCGCGTACGGGCGTCGATATCGAGCCCGTGCTCAACGTGATGAACTTCCCCTACCTGGGCGACCTGGTCATCGAAGAGTAA
- a CDS encoding Fe2+-dependent dioxygenase, protein MVIGDVLDKQEVADLRAAADAIEFQDGRATAGRYARGVKSNLQAKPSADLDEILASVRKKLFKNELFRSVARPRKIARSLLSRYGPGMEYGFHVDDPIMKGSRTDLSFTLYLSEPEEYEGGGLVIDDVLEERVIRLQAGDMVLYPTSALHRVEPVTTGERVAVVGWVTSWVRDAAKREVLHDLDVATRSIFDEHGKTPAFDRLFKAKSNLYRMWADG, encoded by the coding sequence ATGGTCATCGGAGACGTGCTCGATAAGCAGGAGGTGGCCGACCTGCGCGCCGCCGCCGACGCCATCGAGTTCCAGGACGGCCGCGCCACCGCCGGCCGCTATGCCCGCGGTGTGAAGAGCAATCTTCAGGCGAAACCCTCGGCCGATCTCGACGAGATCCTGGCCTCGGTGCGCAAAAAGCTCTTCAAGAACGAGCTGTTCCGCTCGGTCGCCCGGCCCAGAAAGATCGCCCGCTCGCTGCTCTCCCGCTATGGCCCCGGCATGGAATACGGCTTCCATGTCGACGACCCGATCATGAAGGGCAGCCGCACCGACCTCTCCTTCACCCTCTACCTGTCGGAACCCGAGGAATACGAGGGCGGCGGCCTCGTCATCGACGACGTGCTCGAGGAACGGGTCATCCGGCTTCAGGCCGGCGACATGGTGCTTTACCCCACCTCGGCCCTGCACCGGGTCGAGCCCGTCACCACCGGCGAACGGGTCGCCGTGGTGGGCTGGGTTACGAGCTGGGTGCGCGATGCGGCGAAACGCGAGGTGCTGCACGATCTCGACGTCGCCACCCGCTCGATCTTTGACGAGCATGGCAAGACCCCGGCCTTCGACCGGCTCTTCAAGGCGAAAAGCAACCTTTACCGCATGTGGGCGGACGGGTAG
- a CDS encoding ABC transporter permease, giving the protein MLSEKVLHRLAWVVVAFCVAPILAAALAAFTGNLEVWRDVLASVLPRYVRTTLILVAIVGVATAVIGSVTAWLVTVYRFPGSRWLEIALALPLAFPAYVMAYAYTYMLDHPGPVQTVLRDITGWGPRDYWFPEVRSLGGAALMLTIVLYPYVYLLARASFRQQSANAFLVARTLGRSPLKAFYRVALPMARPAIAGGALLAIMETIADYGTVAFFNVQTFATGIYQAWFSLGDRAAAAQLSLCLLSFALLLAGLERAQRGRARTAGRGSRFETMERPRLTGASGWVAFALCLGPVLLGFVIPAIMLGVMAVGSGQSLLSSRYVALMQNSVTVAGVAAVLTVIGAILIGFRARTRPSRSSKLIVIGAGVGYAVPGGVIAVGLMVPMAALDNIIDGIMESRFGIDTGLLITGSIWLMVLAYMARFMAAALNAYDSGMATIPHHLDAIGRSLGQPGQRLLWRIHLPVARNSVLTALLIVFVDVMKELPATLILHPFNFQTLAVQAHRLAADERLAEAAVPSLVLVAFGLIPVAVLCRALGREGRGQKAARLGTAVSAG; this is encoded by the coding sequence ATGCTGAGTGAAAAAGTCCTGCACCGACTGGCCTGGGTCGTCGTCGCGTTCTGCGTCGCGCCGATCCTTGCGGCGGCGCTGGCGGCGTTCACCGGCAACCTCGAGGTGTGGCGCGACGTGTTGGCCTCCGTCCTGCCGCGCTATGTGCGCACCACGCTGATCCTGGTGGCGATCGTGGGGGTGGCGACCGCCGTTATCGGGTCGGTCACGGCATGGCTGGTGACGGTCTACCGCTTCCCCGGCTCCCGCTGGCTCGAGATCGCGCTGGCCCTGCCGCTGGCCTTCCCGGCCTACGTGATGGCCTATGCCTATACCTACATGCTCGACCATCCAGGGCCGGTGCAGACGGTGCTGCGCGACATCACCGGCTGGGGCCCGCGCGACTACTGGTTCCCCGAGGTCCGCTCGCTGGGGGGCGCGGCGCTGATGCTGACCATCGTGCTCTACCCGTATGTCTACCTGCTGGCGCGCGCCTCCTTCCGCCAGCAATCGGCCAATGCCTTCCTCGTTGCCCGCACGCTGGGCCGCTCGCCCTTGAAAGCCTTCTACCGCGTCGCCCTGCCGATGGCGCGGCCCGCCATTGCCGGCGGCGCGCTGCTGGCGATCATGGAGACCATCGCCGATTACGGCACCGTCGCCTTCTTCAACGTCCAGACCTTCGCCACCGGCATCTACCAGGCGTGGTTTTCCCTGGGCGACCGGGCGGCGGCGGCGCAGCTCTCGCTCTGCCTGCTGAGCTTCGCCCTTCTGCTGGCCGGCCTCGAACGCGCCCAGCGGGGCCGCGCCCGCACCGCCGGGCGGGGTAGCCGGTTCGAGACGATGGAGCGCCCCCGCCTGACCGGCGCCTCGGGCTGGGTTGCCTTCGCCCTCTGCCTCGGGCCGGTGCTTCTGGGGTTCGTCATCCCGGCGATCATGCTGGGCGTGATGGCGGTGGGCTCGGGCCAGTCGCTCCTCTCCTCGCGCTACGTCGCGCTGATGCAGAACTCGGTCACCGTGGCCGGCGTCGCCGCCGTGCTGACGGTCATCGGCGCCATCCTCATCGGCTTCCGCGCCCGCACGCGCCCCTCGCGCAGCTCGAAGCTGATCGTGATCGGCGCGGGCGTGGGCTATGCGGTGCCCGGCGGCGTGATCGCCGTCGGCCTCATGGTGCCCATGGCCGCCCTCGACAACATCATCGACGGCATCATGGAAAGCCGCTTCGGTATCGACACCGGGCTGCTGATCACAGGCTCCATCTGGCTGATGGTGCTGGCCTACATGGCCCGCTTCATGGCGGCCGCCCTCAACGCCTATGACAGCGGCATGGCCACCATCCCGCACCACCTCGACGCCATCGGCCGCTCGCTGGGGCAGCCGGGGCAACGCCTCTTGTGGCGCATCCACCTGCCGGTGGCGCGCAACTCGGTGCTGACGGCGCTGCTGATCGTCTTCGTCGACGTGATGAAGGAACTGCCCGCGACGCTCATCCTCCACCCGTTCAACTTCCAGACGCTGGCGGTGCAGGCCCACCGGCTGGCCGCCGACGAACGGCTGGCCGAGGCGGCGGTGCCCTCGCTGGTGCTGGTGGCGTTCGGCCTGATCCCCGTCGCTGTTCTCTGCCGGGCCTTGGGCCGCGAGGGGCGGGGGCAAAAGGCGGCGCGTCTCGGCACGGCGGTCAGCGCAGGGTAG
- a CDS encoding MFS transporter, with product MTYFHSLSAAGFAATAISYGPGRVGFGLFVPAFSGAFSLDGTTIGLISSLGFGGFFLALLTAQYLLNRQGPEVPVLAGLASATVGMALVAAAPSLPVLAAGVFLASASAGFAWTPFNDAVHRKIRDIDRATALSEISTGTSIGIALAGAAALAMVFTGLSWRLCWALFAGASALALVANWASLRHVEKDPEAVARRSWRALMEPSIVPMLTVGFAFGFTSSIYISFAARHIADAGGVPGVPGAATPAVVFLCFGLAGLAGLMTSRFRSALGLTPLLRLTMAAGAGSLALAALLPGNWLGLAGSAGLQGVHVMVISAVLAFWSERLFPAMPTLSFTAALLATAAGNILGPAVAGTVSDTLGMTAMFMAAAVVPASVALSLRGRYVREYPAALGAAA from the coding sequence ATGACCTATTTCCACAGCCTGTCCGCCGCTGGTTTCGCGGCGACCGCGATCAGCTATGGCCCCGGACGGGTCGGGTTCGGCCTCTTCGTGCCCGCCTTCAGCGGGGCGTTCTCGCTTGACGGCACGACCATCGGCCTGATTTCCAGCCTCGGCTTCGGCGGATTCTTCCTGGCGCTGCTGACGGCGCAGTATCTGCTGAACCGGCAGGGGCCGGAAGTGCCGGTGCTGGCGGGGCTTGCCTCGGCGACCGTGGGCATGGCGCTGGTGGCCGCGGCGCCCTCGCTGCCCGTGCTGGCGGCGGGTGTCTTCCTCGCCTCGGCCAGCGCCGGCTTCGCCTGGACGCCCTTCAACGACGCCGTGCACCGCAAGATCCGCGATATTGACCGGGCCACCGCCCTGTCGGAGATCAGCACCGGCACCAGTATCGGCATCGCGCTGGCGGGCGCGGCGGCGCTGGCGATGGTTTTCACCGGCCTGTCCTGGCGGCTGTGCTGGGCGCTTTTCGCGGGGGCAAGCGCTCTGGCGCTTGTGGCCAACTGGGCCTCGCTGCGCCATGTCGAAAAAGACCCCGAAGCGGTGGCCCGCCGTTCGTGGCGGGCGCTGATGGAGCCCTCCATCGTGCCGATGCTGACCGTGGGCTTTGCCTTCGGCTTCACCTCGTCGATCTACATCTCCTTCGCCGCGCGCCACATCGCCGATGCGGGCGGTGTGCCGGGCGTGCCGGGTGCGGCGACGCCGGCGGTGGTGTTCCTCTGCTTCGGCCTTGCGGGGCTGGCCGGCCTGATGACCAGCCGGTTCCGGTCCGCGCTGGGGCTGACCCCGCTTCTGCGCCTGACGATGGCGGCCGGGGCAGGGTCTCTGGCACTGGCCGCGCTGCTGCCGGGGAACTGGCTGGGCCTTGCCGGCTCGGCGGGGCTGCAGGGGGTGCACGTCATGGTGATCAGCGCGGTGCTGGCCTTCTGGTCCGAGCGGCTCTTCCCGGCCATGCCGACGCTCAGCTTCACCGCGGCCCTGCTGGCCACGGCGGCGGGCAACATCCTTGGCCCGGCCGTGGCGGGCACCGTCTCTGACACGCTGGGCATGACGGCGATGTTCATGGCGGCGGCGGTGGTGCCGGCCTCGGTCGCGCTGTCCCTGCGCGGGCGCTACGTGCGCGAGTATCCGGCAGCACTGGGGGCGGCTGCGTGA
- a CDS encoding NAD(P)-binding domain-containing protein yields MAKKRVAIIGAGPSGLAQLRAFQSAKANGEDIPEIVCYEKQSNWGGLWNYTWRTGVDKDGEPCHGSMYRYLWSNGPKEGLEFADYSFDEHFGQEIASYPPRAVLFDYIEGRVKKAGVRDWIRFNNVVRDVSYDDASGKFTVTARDSEKDQETVEEYDHVIVASGHFSVPNVPEYPGFDGFNGRILHAHDFRDAREFEGKDILIMGSSYSAEDIGSQCWKYGAKSITSCYRSAPMGYDWPDNWDEVPALDRVEGRTAYFTDGTSRDVDAIILCTGYKHHFNFLPDDLRLKTANRLATTDLYKGVVWVHNPKLFYLGMQDQWFTFNMFDAQAWWVRDAIMGKIDLPDRATMDADWKKRQADEDALEDDYACIKYQGDYVAELIAETDYPSFDLDMACEQFYKWKKHKKQDIMTFRNNGYVSPLTGKKAPAHHTPWKDALDDSLESYLQTGA; encoded by the coding sequence ATGGCCAAGAAAAGAGTGGCGATCATCGGGGCGGGGCCGTCGGGGCTGGCGCAGCTGCGGGCGTTCCAGTCGGCGAAAGCGAACGGCGAGGATATTCCCGAAATCGTCTGCTACGAGAAACAGTCGAACTGGGGGGGGCTGTGGAACTACACGTGGCGCACCGGTGTCGACAAGGATGGCGAGCCCTGCCACGGCTCGATGTACCGCTACCTTTGGTCGAACGGGCCGAAGGAAGGCCTGGAATTCGCCGATTATTCCTTCGACGAACATTTCGGGCAGGAGATCGCCAGCTACCCGCCGCGCGCGGTTCTGTTCGACTATATCGAAGGCCGGGTGAAGAAGGCCGGCGTGCGCGACTGGATCCGCTTCAACAACGTGGTGCGCGACGTGAGCTATGACGACGCGTCGGGCAAGTTCACCGTCACCGCGCGGGACAGCGAGAAAGACCAGGAGACGGTCGAGGAGTACGATCACGTGATCGTTGCCTCCGGCCATTTCTCGGTGCCGAACGTGCCGGAATACCCGGGCTTCGACGGGTTCAACGGCCGTATCCTGCACGCCCACGACTTCCGCGACGCGCGGGAATTCGAGGGCAAGGACATCCTGATCATGGGGTCCAGCTACTCGGCCGAGGATATCGGCAGCCAGTGCTGGAAATACGGCGCCAAGTCGATCACCTCCTGCTATCGCTCGGCGCCGATGGGGTATGACTGGCCCGACAACTGGGACGAGGTGCCGGCGCTCGACCGGGTCGAGGGGCGCACGGCGTATTTCACGGACGGCACAAGCCGCGACGTCGATGCCATCATCCTGTGCACCGGCTACAAGCACCATTTCAACTTCCTGCCCGACGACCTGCGCCTGAAGACGGCGAACCGGCTGGCGACGACCGACCTCTACAAGGGCGTGGTGTGGGTGCATAATCCCAAGCTTTTCTATCTCGGGATGCAGGACCAGTGGTTCACCTTCAACATGTTCGACGCGCAGGCCTGGTGGGTGCGCGACGCGATCATGGGCAAGATCGACCTGCCCGATCGCGCCACGATGGACGCCGACTGGAAGAAGCGGCAGGCCGACGAGGACGCGCTGGAAGACGATTACGCCTGCATCAAGTACCAGGGCGATTACGTCGCCGAGCTGATCGCAGAGACCGATTACCCGAGCTTCGACCTCGATATGGCCTGCGAGCAGTTCTACAAGTGGAAGAAGCACAAGAAGCAGGACATCATGACCTTCCGCAACAACGGCTACGTGTCGCCGCTGACGGGCAAGAAGGCCCCGGCGCACCACACGCCGTGGAAGGACGCGCTCGACGACAGCCTCGAGTCGTACCTGCAGACGGGCGCCTGA
- a CDS encoding ABC transporter substrate-binding protein — translation MDASSFAQRLAISGAMPRLSVGMASTVNIGFLAPLSGQAESWGLPGLHGCRIWEGWLNRAGGLLIGGRRYPIRIHAHDCGSGPDEAHEGAVELVQGHDVKLMMMLGGDDYAAAGDYLTEKRILTSTLLPSDLSPDTPYLIAPSEVHPVYVVTGVDWLTRTQPGLKTVALCAQKDGMGLPSLATYRAAFKASGVEIVSEIQYPASGGDPAEIVGPMLEANPDILCWCTSYTPMVHAMTEYAHARGFTGRILSCTFDHYDRLVGKLGAEFMEGVTFQFPDFDDPALREKAFFFNQPNVFYEEFNNRYPGSWSAVSWEYAAILDIWHAAVEKAGTVNPVSVLAAMKQLGHVTHAFGSAEWWGNELFGIDNALVGDWPVVSIRGGKARIEEFGSVPDWLHAHGGALRREMVDLGQMWDQRLTGPARETKLGARTVAE, via the coding sequence ATGGACGCATCGAGCTTTGCACAGCGCCTGGCGATTTCCGGTGCCATGCCAAGGCTTTCGGTCGGCATGGCCAGCACGGTCAATATCGGCTTCCTGGCGCCGCTCTCGGGGCAGGCCGAAAGCTGGGGCCTGCCGGGGCTGCATGGCTGCCGCATCTGGGAGGGCTGGCTGAACCGCGCGGGCGGGCTGCTGATCGGCGGGCGCCGCTATCCGATTCGCATCCACGCCCATGATTGCGGCAGCGGGCCGGACGAGGCCCATGAAGGCGCGGTCGAGCTGGTGCAGGGCCACGACGTCAAGCTGATGATGATGCTGGGCGGCGACGATTACGCCGCCGCGGGCGACTACCTGACCGAAAAGCGCATCCTGACCTCGACCCTGCTGCCGTCGGACCTCTCGCCCGACACGCCCTACCTGATCGCGCCGTCCGAGGTGCACCCGGTCTACGTGGTCACCGGGGTCGACTGGCTGACCCGCACGCAGCCGGGCCTGAAAACCGTCGCCCTCTGCGCCCAGAAAGACGGGATGGGCCTGCCCTCGCTTGCCACCTACCGCGCGGCCTTCAAGGCGTCGGGGGTCGAGATCGTGAGCGAAATCCAGTACCCGGCCTCTGGCGGCGACCCGGCGGAGATCGTGGGGCCCATGCTCGAGGCCAACCCGGACATCCTCTGCTGGTGCACGAGCTATACGCCCATGGTCCACGCCATGACCGAATACGCCCATGCCCGGGGCTTCACGGGCCGCATCCTCTCCTGCACCTTCGACCATTACGACCGGCTGGTGGGCAAGCTGGGCGCGGAGTTCATGGAAGGGGTCACCTTCCAGTTCCCCGATTTCGACGACCCGGCGTTGCGGGAAAAGGCGTTCTTCTTCAACCAGCCCAACGTCTTCTACGAGGAGTTCAACAACCGCTACCCCGGAAGCTGGTCGGCGGTGAGCTGGGAATATGCCGCCATCCTCGACATCTGGCACGCGGCGGTGGAAAAGGCCGGCACGGTGAACCCGGTCTCGGTGCTGGCGGCGATGAAACAGCTCGGCCACGTGACCCACGCCTTCGGCTCGGCCGAATGGTGGGGAAACGAGCTTTTCGGCATCGACAACGCCTTGGTGGGCGATTGGCCGGTGGTGTCGATCCGGGGCGGCAAGGCGCGGATCGAGGAATTCGGCTCGGTCCCCGACTGGCTGCACGCCCATGGCGGGGCGCTCAGGCGCGAGATGGTCGATTTGGGCCAGATGTGGGACCAGCGCCTGACCGGCCCGGCCCGCGAAACCAAGCTGGGCGCGCGGACGGTGGCGGAGTAG
- a CDS encoding FadR/GntR family transcriptional regulator, producing MQKDLDDSDRGIVTGQPVGATVQIVVDTLFARIKSEEYPTDTRLPSERTLAAELGVARNTVREALDVLESQKAIRRRPGSGSFVTYRSAAPGDAATASVADETSPLHHLVVRGILEPEMVRLAVVNMTPREINDLSETLSKIEQIQTDVDAFIELEEKLYTQIAEGTGNPLLASCYRLTIETYRQSFRTKLRRRNLTPKRMQDYQKRYNTLFNAIASRDVASAVEFIKLHLVEEQKLLLQDF from the coding sequence ATGCAGAAAGACCTCGACGACAGCGACCGCGGGATCGTCACCGGCCAGCCGGTGGGGGCGACGGTGCAGATCGTCGTCGACACGCTTTTCGCGCGCATCAAGTCGGAGGAATACCCGACCGACACGCGCCTGCCGTCGGAACGGACCCTGGCGGCGGAGCTTGGGGTGGCCAGGAACACCGTGCGTGAGGCGCTCGACGTGCTGGAAAGCCAGAAGGCCATCCGCCGGCGGCCGGGTTCGGGCAGTTTCGTGACCTATCGCTCGGCCGCGCCGGGGGATGCGGCGACGGCGTCTGTCGCCGACGAGACGAGCCCGCTGCACCACCTCGTGGTGCGGGGTATTCTCGAGCCGGAAATGGTGCGGCTGGCGGTGGTGAACATGACCCCGCGCGAGATCAACGACCTGTCGGAGACGCTGTCGAAGATCGAGCAGATCCAGACGGATGTGGATGCGTTCATCGAGCTGGAAGAGAAGCTCTACACCCAGATCGCGGAGGGTACCGGCAACCCGTTGCTGGCGTCGTGCTACCGGCTGACGATCGAGACCTACCGGCAAAGCTTCCGCACCAAGCTGCGCCGCCGGAACCTGACGCCGAAGCGGATGCAGGATTACCAGAAGCGGTATAATACGCTGTTCAACGCGATTGCCTCGCGGGATGTGGCGAGTGCCGTGGAGTTCATCAAGCTGCATCTGGTGGAAGAGCAGAAGCTGTTGTTGCAGGATTTTTAA
- a CDS encoding thioesterase family protein encodes MTENGLFVSSFLEVEKGWIDYNNHLNMGYYTVVFDRASDELWDWIGFGERYVAETNHTTFAAEFHVRYLREVKLGDRLYSRIRIIDHDEKRFHTFQELYHEDGWLSATGEGLTLHVDLGGPKVAPMPENIQSRIRAMAEANAKLPPPEGLGRSVGLRRKVTSG; translated from the coding sequence ATGACCGAAAACGGACTGTTCGTATCCTCCTTTCTCGAGGTCGAGAAAGGCTGGATCGACTACAACAATCACCTGAACATGGGCTATTACACGGTGGTCTTCGACCGCGCCTCGGACGAGCTGTGGGATTGGATCGGCTTTGGCGAGCGCTACGTGGCCGAGACCAACCACACCACCTTTGCCGCCGAATTCCACGTGCGCTACCTGCGCGAGGTGAAGCTGGGCGACAGGCTCTACTCCCGGATCCGCATCATCGATCACGACGAAAAGCGCTTTCACACCTTCCAGGAGCTTTATCACGAGGATGGCTGGCTGTCGGCGACGGGCGAGGGGCTGACCCTGCATGTCGATCTCGGCGGTCCGAAGGTCGCGCCGATGCCGGAAAACATCCAGTCCCGCATCCGGGCGATGGCCGAGGCGAACGCGAAGCTGCCCCCGCCCGAAGGGCTGGGGCGCAGTGTCGGGCTCAGGCGGAAGGTGACAAGCGGCTGA